The Skermanella pratensis genome has a window encoding:
- a CDS encoding Tex family protein, with protein MISISKRIADELSAREAQVDAAIALLDEGSTVPFIARYRKEATGGLDDTQLRTLEERLRYLRELEERRAAILSGVAEQGKLTDELKAQLEEADTKTRLEDLYLPYKPKRRTKAMVAREAGLEPLALGLLENPVVAPEAAAIAFVDLEKGVPDVKSALEGARHILVERFGEDAELVGRLRAYVAENGRVVSGVVEAKRDEGAKFSDYFEFSEQLKQVPSHRALAMFRGRTQGVLDLKIEVGDPATDLQHPCEAMIARHLGIQDAGRAADKWLLETVRWAWKTKIGLHVELDLLGDLRDRAEDDAIRVFARNLHDLLLAAPAGPRATIGLDPGIRTGVKVAVVDATGKVVETTTVYPHQPRNDWDGSIAVIAALAIRHKIELVSIGNGTASRETDKLVTDLMKRHPELNLSKLVVSEAGASVYSASEVAALEFPNLDVSLRGAVSIARRLQDPLAELVKIEPKSIGVGQYQHDVGASKLARSLDAVVEDCVNAVGVDLNTASVPLLARVSGLSEGVARNIVEFRDRNGAFRTRKQLNDVARLGPKAFEQAAGFLRIAKGDDPLDASAVHPEAYPVVERILAHAGKPLDQLIGDAPFLRSLSPEEFTDDKFGLPTVKDIIAELEKPGRDPRPEFRAAVFKEGVNELKDLEPGMVLEGAVTNVTAFGAFVDIGVHQDGLVHISQLANKFVKDPHTVVKAGDVVKVKVLEVDLKRKRIALTMRLEEPAARPAGRPERTERTERPSESRPAQGQKRSDQPRERRPSPGGPNGGAPGGGKRPDRTEKRPPREREPAVMSAGPALGGALAEAFARAQAAKQKQ; from the coding sequence ATGATCAGCATCAGCAAACGTATCGCCGACGAACTCTCAGCCCGGGAAGCCCAGGTCGACGCAGCCATCGCGCTGCTCGACGAAGGCTCCACCGTCCCGTTCATCGCGCGGTACCGCAAGGAAGCCACGGGCGGTCTCGACGACACCCAGCTCCGAACCCTGGAAGAGCGCCTGCGCTATCTGCGCGAGCTGGAGGAGCGCCGGGCGGCGATCCTGTCCGGCGTCGCCGAGCAGGGCAAGCTCACGGACGAGCTGAAGGCCCAGCTTGAGGAAGCCGACACGAAGACCCGGCTGGAAGACCTCTACCTGCCGTACAAGCCGAAGCGCCGCACCAAGGCCATGGTCGCCCGCGAGGCCGGCCTGGAGCCCCTGGCGCTCGGCCTGCTGGAGAACCCGGTCGTGGCGCCCGAGGCCGCGGCGATCGCCTTCGTCGATCTCGAGAAGGGCGTGCCCGACGTCAAGTCGGCGCTCGAAGGCGCGCGCCACATCCTGGTGGAGCGGTTCGGCGAGGATGCCGAGCTGGTCGGCCGGTTGCGCGCTTATGTTGCGGAGAACGGGCGCGTCGTCTCCGGCGTAGTCGAGGCCAAGCGCGACGAGGGCGCGAAGTTCTCCGACTATTTCGAGTTCTCCGAACAGCTGAAGCAGGTCCCCTCGCACCGGGCGCTGGCCATGTTCCGCGGCCGGACCCAGGGCGTGCTGGACCTCAAGATCGAGGTCGGCGACCCCGCGACCGACCTGCAGCACCCGTGCGAAGCCATGATCGCCCGCCATCTCGGCATCCAGGACGCCGGAAGGGCGGCGGACAAGTGGCTGCTGGAAACCGTCCGCTGGGCCTGGAAGACCAAGATCGGGCTGCATGTCGAGCTGGACCTGCTGGGGGACCTGCGCGACCGGGCGGAGGACGACGCGATCCGCGTGTTCGCCCGCAACCTGCACGATCTGCTGCTGGCGGCCCCGGCCGGCCCGCGCGCGACCATCGGGCTCGACCCCGGCATCCGGACCGGCGTCAAGGTCGCCGTCGTGGACGCCACCGGCAAGGTGGTGGAGACGACCACGGTCTATCCGCACCAGCCCAGGAACGACTGGGACGGCTCCATCGCGGTGATCGCCGCCCTGGCGATCCGCCACAAGATCGAGCTGGTCAGCATCGGCAACGGCACCGCCAGCCGCGAGACCGACAAGCTGGTCACAGACCTGATGAAGCGCCACCCGGAGCTGAACCTGTCCAAGCTGGTCGTTTCCGAAGCCGGCGCCTCGGTCTACTCCGCCTCCGAAGTGGCCGCGCTGGAATTCCCCAATCTGGACGTTTCGCTGCGCGGCGCCGTGTCGATCGCGCGCCGGCTCCAGGACCCGCTGGCCGAGCTGGTCAAGATCGAGCCGAAGTCGATCGGCGTCGGGCAGTACCAGCACGATGTCGGCGCGTCCAAGCTGGCCCGCAGCCTTGACGCCGTGGTCGAGGACTGCGTGAACGCGGTCGGCGTCGACCTCAACACCGCCTCGGTGCCGCTGCTGGCCCGCGTTTCCGGCCTGTCCGAGGGCGTGGCCCGCAACATCGTCGAGTTCCGCGACCGGAACGGCGCCTTCCGCACGCGCAAGCAGTTGAACGACGTGGCCCGCCTGGGGCCGAAAGCGTTCGAGCAGGCGGCGGGCTTCCTGCGCATCGCCAAAGGCGACGACCCGCTGGACGCCTCCGCCGTCCACCCCGAAGCCTACCCGGTGGTCGAGCGCATCCTCGCCCACGCCGGCAAGCCGCTTGACCAGCTGATCGGCGACGCGCCGTTCCTGCGCTCGCTCAGCCCGGAGGAGTTCACCGACGACAAGTTCGGCCTGCCGACCGTGAAGGACATCATCGCCGAGCTGGAGAAGCCCGGCCGCGACCCGCGTCCGGAGTTCCGCGCCGCCGTCTTCAAGGAGGGCGTCAACGAGCTGAAGGACCTGGAGCCGGGCATGGTGCTGGAAGGCGCCGTGACCAACGTGACGGCGTTCGGTGCCTTCGTCGATATCGGCGTCCACCAGGACGGCCTGGTCCACATCTCCCAGCTCGCCAACAAGTTCGTCAAGGACCCCCACACGGTGGTCAAGGCGGGCGACGTGGTGAAGGTCAAGGTCCTGGAAGTCGACCTCAAGCGCAAGCGCATCGCGCTGACAATGCGCCTGGAGGAACCGGCGGCAAGGCCGGCGGGCCGCCCGGAACGGACCGAACGGACGGAGCGTCCGTCCGAGTCCCGGCCGGCCCAGGGCCAGAAGCGGAGCGACCAGCCGCGCGAACGGCGGCCGTCCCCGGGCGGCCCGAACGGCGGCGCTCCCGGCGGCGGCAAGCGGCCGGACCGGACCGAGAAGCGGCCCCCGCGCGAGCGCGAGCCGGCGGTCATGTCGGCCGGCCCCGCCCTCGGCGGCGCCCTGGCCGAAGCCTTCGCCCGGGCCCAGGCGGCCAAGCAGAAGCAGTGA
- the hyfB gene encoding hydrogenase 4 subunit B has product MAFISLCIAAMLLLGIVGTTRSWLSRAHEVVHGGMALVCGGAALAVLLRLAAGGTEVDVLVLPIGLPWLNASLRLDALSAVFLLAVNLGGCLAAVFGWSYARHEAEPARVLPFFPLFLAGMNLVLVADDAFVFLMAWEFMSLSSWLLVLASHREAETRRAAYVYLVMASFGTACLLLAFGILAGEAGGYGFDAIRAHPPGAVSASFAALLVLLGAGSKAGLVPLHVWLPLAHPAAPSHISALMSGVMTKVAIYGLIRFLFDLVGEPLWWWGGVLAVVGAVTAVVGVLYALMQDDVKKLLAYSTVENIGVIVIGLGLALVFKASGVPALAALAMTAAMLHVLNHALFKCILFFGAGAVLTATGERDLDRLGGLIHRMPATALFCLVGAAAISALPPLNGFVAEWMLFQAVLNGPLLEQWELKIGFAVIGALLALSTALAAACFVRFYGIAFLGRARSPQAEQAREVDTVMLSAIAVPAVLCAVIGVLPKLAISMIEPANRLTTGEGMFDAGGHGGWVWLAPASAFGNSYSGFMMFMTILILTTLAVFMIHRYASNRVRRSIPWACGFTDPAPLGQYSASSFAQPLRRVFADQIFGAREVVDMPAPGETRPARFTLEMRDPAWDRLFTPVVRLVGWVADRVDNLQFLTIRQYLSMMFFALVVLLVMVAVSQ; this is encoded by the coding sequence TTGGCGTTCATTAGTCTGTGCATCGCGGCCATGCTGCTCCTCGGCATCGTGGGAACGACGCGATCCTGGCTGAGCCGTGCCCACGAGGTCGTCCATGGCGGCATGGCGCTGGTCTGCGGCGGCGCCGCTCTGGCGGTCCTGCTGCGGCTCGCCGCCGGCGGGACGGAAGTGGACGTCCTGGTCCTGCCGATCGGGCTGCCCTGGCTGAACGCGAGCCTGCGGCTCGACGCGCTGTCCGCCGTGTTCCTGCTGGCGGTGAACCTGGGCGGCTGCCTGGCCGCGGTGTTCGGCTGGAGCTATGCCCGGCACGAGGCGGAGCCGGCTCGCGTGCTGCCTTTCTTCCCCCTGTTCCTGGCCGGCATGAACCTGGTGCTGGTCGCGGACGATGCCTTCGTCTTCCTGATGGCCTGGGAATTCATGTCCCTGTCGTCCTGGCTGCTCGTCCTGGCGAGCCACCGGGAGGCGGAGACGCGCCGCGCCGCCTATGTCTATCTGGTGATGGCCAGCTTCGGCACGGCCTGCCTGCTGCTCGCCTTCGGCATCCTGGCGGGGGAGGCGGGCGGATACGGCTTCGACGCGATCCGCGCCCATCCGCCGGGGGCGGTGTCGGCCAGCTTCGCGGCCTTGCTGGTGCTTCTGGGCGCCGGGTCGAAGGCCGGCCTCGTCCCCCTGCACGTCTGGTTGCCGCTCGCCCATCCCGCGGCACCGAGCCACATCTCCGCGCTGATGAGCGGCGTGATGACCAAGGTCGCGATCTACGGTCTGATCCGGTTTCTGTTCGATCTGGTCGGGGAGCCGCTCTGGTGGTGGGGCGGCGTGCTGGCGGTGGTCGGGGCCGTCACCGCCGTGGTCGGCGTGCTCTATGCGCTGATGCAGGACGACGTGAAGAAGCTGCTGGCCTATTCGACGGTCGAGAACATCGGCGTCATCGTGATCGGGTTGGGTCTGGCCCTGGTGTTCAAGGCGTCCGGGGTCCCCGCGCTGGCGGCGCTGGCGATGACGGCGGCCATGCTGCACGTGCTGAACCACGCCCTGTTCAAATGCATCCTGTTCTTCGGTGCCGGCGCCGTTCTGACCGCGACGGGGGAGCGCGACCTGGACCGGCTCGGCGGGCTGATCCATCGGATGCCCGCGACGGCGCTGTTCTGCCTGGTGGGTGCCGCGGCGATCTCCGCGCTGCCGCCGCTCAACGGTTTCGTGGCGGAGTGGATGCTGTTCCAGGCGGTGCTGAACGGCCCGCTGCTCGAACAGTGGGAACTGAAGATCGGCTTCGCGGTGATCGGCGCGCTGCTGGCCCTGTCCACGGCGCTGGCCGCGGCCTGCTTCGTCCGCTTCTACGGCATCGCCTTTCTGGGCCGTGCCAGGTCGCCGCAGGCGGAACAGGCGCGGGAGGTGGACACCGTCATGCTGTCGGCGATCGCGGTGCCCGCCGTGCTGTGCGCCGTGATCGGCGTCCTGCCGAAACTCGCCATCTCGATGATCGAGCCGGCCAACCGGCTGACCACCGGCGAGGGGATGTTCGACGCCGGCGGGCACGGCGGCTGGGTCTGGCTGGCGCCGGCCAGCGCCTTCGGGAACAGCTACAGCGGCTTCATGATGTTCATGACCATCCTGATCCTGACCACCCTCGCCGTCTTCATGATCCACCGCTACGCTTCCAACCGGGTGCGCCGTTCGATCCCCTGGGCCTGCGGCTTCACCGATCCGGCGCCGCTAGGCCAGTATTCGGCCAGCAGCTTCGCCCAGCCGCTGCGGCGGGTCTTCGCGGACCAGATATTCGGCGCGCGGGAGGTCGTGGACATGCCGGCGCCGGGCGAGACCCGGCCCGCGCGCTTCACCCTGGAAATGCGCGATCCCGCGTGGGACCGGCTGTTCACGCCGGTGGTCCGGCTGGTCGGCTGGGTCGCGGACCGCGTCGACAACCTGCAGTTCCTGACTATCCGGCAATACCTGTCGATGATGTTCTTCGCCCTGGTGGTGCTGCTGGTCATGGTGGCGGTGTCGCAATGA
- a CDS encoding respiratory chain complex I subunit 1 family protein codes for MIFVQALLAGVFQVVQMLLVLALAPGLTGLVRVVKARLLGRRGPPLVQPYRDLFRLLRKDVVLAENASWLFRVTPYLVFTAIWLAAALVPTFTTALALTATADLIALVALLASARFFLALAGMDVGTSFGGLGSSREMMIAALAEPAMLMVIFSIAILVRTTSLSLIVDFMLAGGVGLRISLGLALISLLMVAIAENARIPVDNPATHLELTMVHEAMVLEYSGRHLALIEAAGMLKLVLYMALIACIFLPWGISGPGEGPLAILIGLVTFVLKLASGAVLLALFETSIAKMRVFRYGEFLGGALLLSLLGAIFLYVSTGL; via the coding sequence ATGATCTTCGTCCAGGCGCTGCTTGCCGGAGTCTTCCAAGTCGTCCAGATGCTGCTGGTGCTGGCTCTCGCCCCCGGGCTGACCGGCTTGGTGCGGGTCGTCAAGGCCCGCCTGCTCGGCCGCCGCGGGCCGCCGCTGGTCCAGCCGTACCGCGACCTGTTCCGGCTGCTGCGGAAGGACGTCGTCCTGGCGGAGAACGCGTCCTGGCTGTTCCGGGTGACGCCCTACCTTGTGTTCACCGCGATCTGGCTGGCGGCGGCGCTGGTGCCGACCTTCACCACGGCGCTGGCCCTGACCGCGACCGCCGACCTGATCGCCTTGGTCGCCCTGCTGGCGAGCGCGCGGTTCTTCCTGGCGCTGGCCGGGATGGACGTGGGGACCAGTTTCGGCGGGCTGGGATCGTCGCGCGAGATGATGATCGCGGCGCTGGCGGAGCCGGCCATGCTGATGGTGATCTTCTCCATCGCTATCCTGGTGCGGACCACGTCGCTCTCGCTGATCGTGGATTTCATGCTGGCGGGAGGCGTCGGGTTGCGGATCTCCCTGGGGCTCGCCCTGATTTCCCTGCTGATGGTCGCGATCGCCGAGAACGCGCGGATCCCGGTCGACAACCCCGCGACCCACCTAGAGCTGACCATGGTCCACGAGGCCATGGTGCTGGAGTATTCCGGCCGCCACCTGGCGCTGATCGAGGCCGCCGGCATGCTGAAGCTGGTGCTCTACATGGCGCTGATCGCCTGCATCTTCCTTCCCTGGGGGATATCCGGGCCGGGGGAGGGACCGCTCGCCATCCTGATCGGGCTGGTGACGTTCGTCCTGAAGCTGGCCTCCGGCGCCGTTCTGCTGGCGCTGTTCGAGACGAGCATCGCCAAGATGCGCGTCTTCCGCTATGGCGAGTTCCTCGGCGGTGCGCTGCTGCTCAGCCTGCTGGGCGCCATCTTTCTCTATGTTTCGACCGGATTGTGA